DNA sequence from the Verrucomicrobiota bacterium genome:
AGCAGGTGCGAAAGCAGGCCTTAGTGATCCAGCGGTGGAATGTGGAATCGCCGTTGCTAAACGGATAAAAGGTACGCCGGGGATAACAGGCTTATCGCGTCCAAGAGCTCGTATCGACGACGCGGTTTGGCACCTCGATGTCGGCTCATCGCATCCTGGGGCTGGAGAAGGTCCCAAGGGTTCGGCTGTTCGCCGATTAAAGCGATACGTGAGCTGGGTTCAGAACGTCGTGAGACAGTTCGGTCCCTATCTACCGTGGGCGAAGGAGAATTGAGGAGAGCAGACTCTAGTACGAGAGGACCGAGTTTGACGGACCGCTGGTCTTCCAGTTGTCTCGCCAGAGGCACAGCTGGGTAGCTACGTCCGGACGGGATAAGCGCTGAAAGCATCTAAGCGCCAAGCCTCCTCCAAGACCAGTTCTCCCTATGAGACCCCTTCAAGACTAGGAGGTTGATAGGCCGGGTGTGTACGCCCCGTGAGGGGTTAAGCTAACCGGTACTAATCGGTCCATCGGCTTGACCATTGCACTACTCCTGCGCGGACGATCGCCGTTGGCGATCGGACGCGCGTCCTCGACGCTCGCGTCGCGGCGAGTCCCAGTAGCTCCTCGATTCGACTGTCCGACATAGTTCCGGCGATTGCCGGTACGCACAGAATTCTTGGCGGCTATGGCGGAGGGGGTACACCCGTTCCCATCCCGAACACGGAAGTTAAGCCCTCCAGCGGCGATGGTACTGCACACAAGAGTGTGGGAGAGTAGCTCGCCGCCAAGGTTTCCTTTATTGTTTTTGCCCTCTTGGAATGAAGGAGTTCGGGCCGTTTGGTGGAGACGCAAGCAGAGTTCCTCTCTTTGCTCGTTTGCCCATCCTGTCGCCGGCGGGCGCTTGATTCGCAGGCGCCTACCCGCTTCCACAAGCTCAACGCCGCCGTGCGCGACGAGCTTCTCTGCACCTCGTGCCGCTCCGTGTTCCCGATCGTTGACGGCATCCCCGTCTTGTTCAGCGACAGCCGGCGTATCGCCTTCGCGGTGGACGAGGCGTCCAAGGCGAAGGCGGTCAGCGATGTTGCCGACCTCAACAGGCAATACGTTGCCTCTCACGGTGCGCAGCGACTCAGATTGAGCACCGATTCGGAGGGAGGCAGGGTCGCCTGGGAGTACTTCTTCTGGAACGCCTGGCGAGAACATGGCGATGAGACGGGGGTCCTCAGCGGCGACAGGGAGAGACTCGAACGACACTTGCGGGCGACCGGTGCAGTGGGTGGGCGCCTTCGTTTCCTCGAGGATGTTGTGCGCTACGAAGGCTCGTTGGATGGGAAGCTGCTTCTCAACGTTGGCTGCGGGCCCGATGCGCTACTCGAGCGCGTGCTCGACAAAGGGTGCCGGGTCATCGAACAGGACATCGTGCTCGACTCGCTGGCTGTGCTGAAGAGACGCGGTGCCGCATTCTGTCTGTGCTGCGACCTTGCCGAACTTCCCATTGCCGCAAGGTCCGTGGATCTTGCCACCTCGTCCGGCGTGATCCATCACGTGTGGCCGATCGCCCGGCCGTTGGCACATGTAATGCGCGTTCTCAAACCGGGTGGAGGTGCCTACTTCGTCGAGCCGAATGCGTTTGCCCTGACGACCATGGTGAAGATGCTTGTCCCGCAAGGGGTCGCCCGCTTGCTCCGGAGCATGCAGAGGGAGACGAAATCGCCTTCGCCGTTTGAGCGATCAATCAACCCGTTCGTCATGGCCGGCCTGCTCGAGAAGTGCGGTGCCCGAAAGGAAGACATTCACCGGTCCTTTCGCCGGGACACGTGGGGGACCCCCCCCCGCGCCATCAAGTTCGTTCTCGACGGAGCCGTCCGCCTCTTTCCGGTTCTTTCGGCTCACTGCTTCACCGCGGTACGAAAGAGCGCGGGTCCCGGGGAGTAGCTCGCTGCCAGGAGCATCATTGAAAGGCACGGGATCCTTGCGGTCCTGGGTCCTTTCGTGTCCTGAGGCGGGCGGCGATGTCGATCCTCATGCGCACGCCGCGCCAGCCTTCGGACGCGTCGACCAGCACGGCGAAGAGAAGTGACAGACCGCTGGCTTCCGACGTGAAGCGCGGAATGACCTCCCTGCGCCGCTCGCCTTCGCCGAACAGGCGTTCGAGCCCCGCTCAGAGCCGGGGTGGTGTGGATCTGGCGCCGATGCACAAACGGTTAACGTAGCGGGTTCGGACATTCGGCCATACCGCGCCCAAGGCACGCCGTCGCCGCCGGGAACGCTTCGCGATGCTCGTCGATGATGGCGCGCCTGCGGCCAGTCCCTGGGCGCAGGTGCGAGCCGTAGACGCCTGCCGGATCAGCTTCACGAGCGTCGGGCGTGCCAAGCGCGGCAGCTTCGCGAGCACGTTGCGCAGCTTCCGGATCTGGCTCCGCTCCGAGCGGGGCGGCACAAGGCTGTTGGGCTATCTGTGTCGCACGCCCTTGTGCACCCCCGTGTTGCCGTCGAGGCCGATGGCGATGTCGCTGTCGGGCCACGAGCAACGGCTCACTCTGACCGCGCCGCTTCACGTCTTCTGAAAACGCTTCCCAACAGGCGCAACCCTCCTTGTCCCCGACGGCAAGAGCAGCAGCACTTGGCCGCCATCCAAGGCGATCGCGCAGGCGCACAGGATCGCCCCGCGCGCTCGTCTTCGGGTCGAAGATTCAGGTAGATCGCGTCGAGAGACAGATAGAGCACCTGGTGCTCGCTCAGATCACGCTCCTGCCGGCGGGCAAAGTCCGCCCGCAGGCTATAGCACGTCCGGCTGATGACGCTGCGGCCGGTCTGCTCGACGCCGAGCGCTTCGACCAGCGCTGCCTCGATGTCACGATCGGGTCGGCCCTGCCGGCCCGTCGTATGCCCTTGACGTACAAGGCCGGGATCAGCTCGAGCAGCCGCCTGGAACGCGTCCCGACGGCGCGCAGCCACGACGACTCGAACAGCTCGAACGTGTCGCGCGTCTGGGGCACCGCCACCTCCATGCTGCCTTCCGCCGTAAGCATCGCGGCGTGCAGCGTGTTTGGCTCGCAGCCCTGCTCAGAGCGGGGCTGCCGCGCAGCGCGCCGTCGCTGGCCCGCTCGTGGGGCTCTCAGCCAAAAGAGGCCGCCACTTGGATCTCCAGCGCCTTGTGCAGCACCAACCGCGCTCCTCGAAGGGCCGCCTCACCCAACGGGTCGGCGCTCGTGATCTCGCCCGCCGTCAGTATCCTGCTCCAGTCACGTGCTCGGTGATACCCTCTTCGTGGTGTAACCTCCTTTTGAGGTCTCGAGCCCGGGTCTTGTTGTTGTCAGAAAAGAGGCACACCATCCTCTCTTCCTGCAGGAATCTCAGGACATCACCGAGTCGGGGAGCGGTGCGGGCGACCGATGCAACAGAAGGTCTGGGCCTCCCACGGGCGGATGCGAGCAGGCTTGGCGGGGGTTGTTATTGCATGAAGGTTCTGGAGTCTTTGGTCGGATGTCGGCATGGCTCCA
Encoded proteins:
- a CDS encoding methyltransferase domain-containing protein encodes the protein METQAEFLSLLVCPSCRRRALDSQAPTRFHKLNAAVRDELLCTSCRSVFPIVDGIPVLFSDSRRIAFAVDEASKAKAVSDVADLNRQYVASHGAQRLRLSTDSEGGRVAWEYFFWNAWREHGDETGVLSGDRERLERHLRATGAVGGRLRFLEDVVRYEGSLDGKLLLNVGCGPDALLERVLDKGCRVIEQDIVLDSLAVLKRRGAAFCLCCDLAELPIAARSVDLATSSGVIHHVWPIARPLAHVMRVLKPGGGAYFVEPNAFALTTMVKMLVPQGVARLLRSMQRETKSPSPFERSINPFVMAGLLEKCGARKEDIHRSFRRDTWGTPPRAIKFVLDGAVRLFPVLSAHCFTAVRKSAGPGE
- a CDS encoding transposase, whose translation is MAARRRDAFQAAARADPGLVRQGHTTGRQGRPDRDIEAALVEALGVEQTGRSVISRTCYSLRADFARRQERDLSEHQVLYLSLDAIYLNLRPEDERAGRSCAPARSPWMAAKCCCSCRRGQGGLRLLGSVFRRREAARSE